The genomic region ATCATTACCTAAAACCGCACATTCTAGCTCTCTTGCAACCACGCCAGCTTCGACAATTATACGGCGATCGTAGCTAGCAGCGTTGTCGAGAGCAGTTTCTAATTGCGATCGCGATCGCACTTTACTAATTCCAACTGAAGAACCCAAGTTAGCAGGTTTGACAAAACAGGGATAACCCACAGTTTCCTCAATGCGATCGCAAAGTTTGGGGAATACGCACGGATTTGACCAGATTTGAGACCGATTGACGGCGACGTACTTCACCTGCGGTAATCCCGCTTGGGCAAATGCCATTTTCATCGCTATTTTATCCATTCCCAGCGCCGAACCCAAAACACCAGAACCAACAAAGGGGACTTGCATTAATTTCAGCAGTCCTTGCACCGTCCCATCTTCTCCATTGGGTCCATGTAAGATTGGAAACCAGACATCAACAGATGCAACTTGAGGTAAAGAAGCTGGGATACAATCGAGCATTTTTGCATCGGGAGAGTTGTTTAGTTGGCTGCTATTTTTCACCTCCTCATCTTCCCATCCACATAACTGAGACTGAGAAGCAACAGAATCAGCCGACGTGAATACGGGAACGCCCGACTCCAGAACCTTGTGAGATGCTTGCCCTGCTAACCAGCGTCCGTCTTTTTGGATATAAAATGGCAGTAGCTCGTACTTATTTCGGTTTTCTCCCGTCGAGATGGCTTTAGCGATCGCCCTTGCCGAACTAATCGACACCTCATGTTCCCCCGATCGTCCACCGAATAATAGTCCTACCCTCATTTTTGTTATCCTCTCAGCCTCTAGACACTATTAATGC from Chroococcidiopsis sp. SAG 2025 harbors:
- a CDS encoding D-alanine--D-alanine ligase family protein; this translates as MTKMRVGLLFGGRSGEHEVSISSARAIAKAISTGENRNKYELLPFYIQKDGRWLAGQASHKVLESGVPVFTSADSVASQSQLCGWEDEEVKNSSQLNNSPDAKMLDCIPASLPQVASVDVWFPILHGPNGEDGTVQGLLKLMQVPFVGSGVLGSALGMDKIAMKMAFAQAGLPQVKYVAVNRSQIWSNPCVFPKLCDRIEETVGYPCFVKPANLGSSVGISKVRSRSQLETALDNAASYDRRIIVEAGVVARELECAVLGNDEPKASIVGEITYQSDFYDYETKYSAGMADIIIPAAIPEAVASQIQQMSLEAFAAVDAAGLARVDFFYTESGEVLINEINTIPGFTATSMYPMMWEKSGISFPELVDRLIQLALERNS